The window GCTCCTGCTCGGCGGCGGCGACGTCCGCCCTTCGTTCCGGCGCCGTCGCCTGCAGCGCTTGAGCGAGGAGGCTCCGGTCCGCGAGATCGCCGGCCACGGGGAGATTCGCTCCCGAGGGAAGCCCGAGCGCCACGGCGAGCGTCACGCGCTCGCGCTCCACGCCCTGCTCCTCCGCGAGAAGCTCGCTCTCGGCGCGCACCTCTTCGGTCTCGGTCAGGAGGAGCTCCAAGCGGGGCACGTCGCCCGAACGATGGCGCTCGGCCGCGGACCGCCGGATCTCGCGCGAGACCTCGAGCCGATCACGGGCCAGCGCCGCTCGCGCGGTCGCGTGGAGCACGCGGTAGTACGCCGCGAGGGCCGAGCCGACCGCCCCGCGGCGCGCGTCGGCGAGGAGCTCCGTGTCACGCTGGAGCTCCGCGCGCGCCACGCCGATGCCGCTGCTCCGGCCGAGGCCGAACTGAAGGGGAACCGTGAGCTCCCACTCGGTCCGTTGCTCGGGGCCGTCGGTCGCGGCGACTCCTTCGAACGAGGGATTCTCCCTCCCGAGCGCGCGCGCTCCGGAGAGCCGCCCGCGGGCCTCCTGCACGCGGGCTTCCGCCGCGCGCACGCGAGGCGCCGAGGCGCGCGCGAGGGCGACGACGCGCTCCGCCGTCAGGGAATCGGCAGGCGAGTTCGGTGGTGCTGCCGCCGCGGCCTGAGCCAGGAACAGGCCGGCAACGGTCCAGATCGGAATGGTCCGCATACGCTCCGCCCGAGCTCCCGGGATGCGGGAGCGGAGGAAGTGACACAACAGATCCCGGCCGAAACACGGCCAGCCGGGACGGATGGGCAGCAGGCGTCAGCTAGACGGACTTGGGGACGTGCAGGATCTCGGTGGGCGGAGGCGCGAGCGGCGCGGGTTGGGCCGCGATCGCGGATGGAGCGGGAACGTCCTCGGGAGGCGCCGTCACGGAGGCGGTGGTCACCCCGGGGGTCCGGTGCGCACAGCAGACGCAGAGCGAGCAGTCGAAATCGCAGGCACCGCCCTCTTCGCACTCGGTCTCGTCCTGGCACTCGTCCTGGACGGGAAGGGCCCACACGGCCGCCGAAGGGGCGAGGAGGAGCAGGGCGAGGAGGACGGTCCAGAGTCGATTCATATGAAGTCAGGATAGCACGTCATGGCTGGCCTTACTACCGGGTCGGCGCACCAGAGTTCCCACCCAATGCACCAGTAAGTATCGACGGCTCCTATCGATAACTTGACGAGAACCGCCGCCTTGGCCGGTCAGCGCCGGCCCGCGATCAGGACCTCCTGCAGGTAGAACCAGAGCGCGTCGCTGCGGTCCTCCGGGAAGAGCGTGTCCAGCGCCTTCGGAGGGGCGTCGACCAGCATCTCACGCAGCTCGCCGCGGGCTTTCTCGTCCACCGACTTGATGTCGGTCCAGGCCTCGAACTCGATCGCCTTGAAGAAGTGCTCGACGTGCAGATCCTGGAACCCCGCCTTCGTGAAGAGGTCCATCCACTCCGGGATCGTGAGGCACCGGTTGTGGCTCGGGTCGCGGCGCTTCTCGAACCGGTTGATGAAGTCCCCGGCCTCCTTGTCCTCGGGAATGACGTTGTCGATCACCACGGCGCGGCCGCCCGGACGGAGCACCCGGTGGGCTTCCGACACGAACGCCGCGACATCCGGGAAGTGATGGGGCGCGATGCGACAGGTGACCAGATCGAAGGAGGCATCGGGGAACGGCAGCCGGCAGGCATCCGCCTCCTGGTAGACGGCGTTCGTCACCCCCTTGGAGTCGAGATGCGCGCGGGCGGCGACGAGCATCTCGGGCGTGAGATCCGTGACCACGATCTCGCGCACGTGCGGCGCGAGCGCGAGCGCCGTGTGACCGCCGCCTGTCGCGATGTCGAGCGCCCGCCACTCGTGCTTGGGCTCCGCGATCTCGACGAGCCGGTCCAGACTCGCACCCCGCGCATGGACCGGGCTCGTGACGTAGCGGGCGGCGTTCGCGCCGAACTGCTTCTTCACCAGATCGCGGGTATCGGACAACGGAACGACCTCGCTACTTCCTCTTGGACGCGCGAACCCGGCGGCCGCGCGCGGTCGCGCTGGAGCGGGAGGCCTTGGGGGAGCGAACCGCGCCTCCCCGCCGAGTCTTTCGCGCGGCGCTCCTCACGCGCGACCTGCCACCGGCGCGAAGGCGGCGGCCCGCCTTGCGGGCGGCTTTGCGGCCCGCGCGACGGCGGCCGCGCGTGCCCCCTGCAGCCGATCGATCCTCACCACCGAGCATCGCCCGCAGTTCCCGCACGCCCTTGGCGCGGATCGCGCGCCAGTTGCGGAGCGCAGCGCGGCGCGGTCTCGTGCGGCCTGCCTCCCAGCCCATGATCGTCTGCGCGGAGACGCCCACGAGACGCGCGTAGAGCTGCCGGCTCATCTGGAGCTTCTTCCGGTGCTTCCGAACCCACGCGGGAGAGAAGCGAACCTGCTTCCCATCCTCCTCATCGTCATCGGCGGCGCGGCCGCGGGGCGAGGTGCCGTTCCTCAGGAGCTGCCGGGCGCGGGTCTCCACGCCCTTCATCCTGGCATTCCACTCGGTCAGGCGGCGGCGCAGCATCGTGAGCTGCTTCTTCAACGCGCCGATCTCCTGCTTCGTTTCCTTCCGAGCCAGTCTTCGAATCTCCATGCGAAGCACTGCCATCACATTCGCCACTCCATCCTCCTTAGAACTCCCCACCAATGCCCCGGCCGGACGGCCGGGGTCCTTGTCACCGGTAGAATCTCTCGTTGCCGAGCGCCATGCGCTGGAGCTTCCCGCACGGGCCGGAGGGCGCGCCCTCCTGCTGCCGCCGCGCGAGCCGCTCCACGATCGCGCCGATCCCCGCGTCGTCCGCGTAGCGCAGCAGGCCGCCGCGGAACGGCGGGAATCCGGTTCCCATCACCATCGCGAGATCCACGTCCTCGGCGCGTTCCACCACGCGATCGTCGAGCGCCATCGCGCCCTCGTTCACCATCGCGTCGAGGAGCCGGTCGCGAATCTCCGCCGGCGGTACCAGAGGCGCGTTCTTCCCGCCGCTGCTTCCACTCTTCTGCGAGGAGGGGGTCACCAGCGTGGGATTCACGCCTCTCCGCGCGCCCTGCTCGTAGCGATAGAAGCCCAGCCCGGACTTCTTCCCCAGCGATCCTGCCGCCACCAGGCGATCGAGAAGTCCCGTCGAGCCCACGCGCGCCCCGAATGCTTCCCGCAGCACGTGCGCCACCTTCCGCGCCACGTCGAGCCCGATCTCGTCCAATAGCTCGAGCGGACCCATGGGCATCCCGAACCGGCGAAGCTCCGCGTCGATCGCGGTGATCTCGACGCCTCGCTCCACCAACCCGACCGCCTCGCTCAGGTACGGCATCAGCACGCGGTTCACGAGAAACCCCGGCGAGTCGCGCACCAGGATCGGCGTCTTCTTGATCCGCCTCGCCAGCGCCAGGACGGTGTCCCGCGCGGCGGGATCCGTCGCCTCGGTGCGGATCACTTCCACGAGCGGCATCCGAGCCGCCGGATTGAAGAAGTGCATCCCCGCGAGCCGCCCCGGACGCCGGAGCGCGCGTCCCATGGCGCGCACGGAGAGGGACGAGGTGTTCGTCGCCAGGACGCACGTGTCGGGAACCTGAGATTCCACGTCGCGGAGGAGCCCCTGCTTCACCGTGAGGTCCTCGACCACCGCCTCGAGCACGAGATCCGTGCGTCCGAGCCCGTTCAGCTCGAGCACGGGCTCGATGCGCGCCATCGCGAGATCCATCTCCGCCCGTGTGAGCCGGCGCTTCGAAACCTCGCGGTCGAAGAGCGAGCGGGCTCGCGCGAGCGAGCCCAGGATCGGCTCGGGCTTGATGTCGCGCAGGCGGACGCGGATCCCGGCGCGGGTGAAGAGATACGCGATCTCCCCTCCCATCGTGCCCGCCCCGAGCACCGCCACGGAATCCACGGGGAGCGCGGCGGACGCGGCAGGGCTTCGCTTCGCGTCCTCGCTCATGATGAAGATGTGGCGGAGATTCACGGACTCGGGGGTGAAGAGGAGCTTGGCGACGGCTTTCCGCTCGACCTTGAGCCCTTCCGGGAGCCTGGTCCCGTAGGTGGCGCCGAGCACCCGAAGGATCTCGAGCG is drawn from Candidatus Eisenbacteria bacterium and contains these coding sequences:
- a CDS encoding 3-hydroxyacyl-CoA dehydrogenase NAD-binding domain-containing protein; protein product: MALREPHREGRDAKGDRANRELDFAPSDFGPFRVESLPTGIVILWFDDPERKVNLLDSRSLDMLQRALGAIKVRSTDPRALILASGKDGQFIAGADVTEFDTVETPAEAESKVKYAQELFQEFADLPYPTVAAIDGPCLGGGTELALAFRHRVASSSRNTSIGLPEVKLGILPGFGGSQRLPRLIGFTQAVSMIVSGRSVDSHRARKMGLVDDVLPRERFVPRVIEWTEGLLTRPRPSKRGGPPAHHRAFESLAPLRSYVLSQARKTVLKQTGGHYPAPLEILRVLGATYGTRLPEGLKVERKAVAKLLFTPESVNLRHIFIMSEDAKRSPAASAALPVDSVAVLGAGTMGGEIAYLFTRAGIRVRLRDIKPEPILGSLARARSLFDREVSKRRLTRAEMDLAMARIEPVLELNGLGRTDLVLEAVVEDLTVKQGLLRDVESQVPDTCVLATNTSSLSVRAMGRALRRPGRLAGMHFFNPAARMPLVEVIRTEATDPAARDTVLALARRIKKTPILVRDSPGFLVNRVLMPYLSEAVGLVERGVEITAIDAELRRFGMPMGPLELLDEIGLDVARKVAHVLREAFGARVGSTGLLDRLVAAGSLGKKSGLGFYRYEQGARRGVNPTLVTPSSQKSGSSGGKNAPLVPPAEIRDRLLDAMVNEGAMALDDRVVERAEDVDLAMVMGTGFPPFRGGLLRYADDAGIGAIVERLARRQQEGAPSGPCGKLQRMALGNERFYR
- a CDS encoding class I SAM-dependent methyltransferase, coding for MSDTRDLVKKQFGANAARYVTSPVHARGASLDRLVEIAEPKHEWRALDIATGGGHTALALAPHVREIVVTDLTPEMLVAARAHLDSKGVTNAVYQEADACRLPFPDASFDLVTCRIAPHHFPDVAAFVSEAHRVLRPGGRAVVIDNVIPEDKEAGDFINRFEKRRDPSHNRCLTIPEWMDLFTKAGFQDLHVEHFFKAIEFEAWTDIKSVDEKARGELREMLVDAPPKALDTLFPEDRSDALWFYLQEVLIAGRR
- a CDS encoding TolC family protein codes for the protein MRTIPIWTVAGLFLAQAAAAAPPNSPADSLTAERVVALARASAPRVRAAEARVQEARGRLSGARALGRENPSFEGVAATDGPEQRTEWELTVPLQFGLGRSSGIGVARAELQRDTELLADARRGAVGSALAAYYRVLHATARAALARDRLEVSREIRRSAAERHRSGDVPRLELLLTETEEVRAESELLAEEQGVERERVTLAVALGLPSGANLPVAGDLADRSLLAQALQATAPERRADVAAAEQELRASGSSRTQAKSELLPGLDFLLHYDHEDGESVVKPGVGVTVPLFQFGQESRA